In Solanum stenotomum isolate F172 chromosome 6, ASM1918654v1, whole genome shotgun sequence, one DNA window encodes the following:
- the LOC125867011 gene encoding protein NRT1/ PTR FAMILY 1.2-like isoform X4, with the protein MESERELLLVEENPRKGGLRTMPFIIVNGSFGRVASFGLQANLIIYLMTYYNMTATTGTIILGLWGALSNGLALFGAITADFYLGRYRAIAYGSISTLVGMIILWLTAMIPQLKSSPCSQIQHVCNGVTALQLVVLFSSFVFMSIGAGFVEPCSIIFGADQLENKKNPNNQRILESYFNWYYASSGISIILAVTVIVYIQDNYGWKVGFGVPAILMFLSVLMFQIGSPLYIKVKAKTTENLVIGLFQAAVAAFRKRNTRHPLSDCDEFYRWPLESDVLPPSKDFRCLNRACIIEDPQRDLNPDGSASNPWNLCSVEQVESLKALIKALPMWSTCFMIFVDINVFSFSLLQTKTMDRHILPHFEVPAASFSVFMIAALTIWIAFYDRVLVPLLSKYTGQPRGLSPITRMGIGLISSGMSIALSAITESIRRQRAIEEGHEDDPNALVNMSAIWFVPQYALLGVAEATHAVGQVEFFYALFPKSMSSIASSMYTVGTAVSSLIGSILVSGVDWLSSTGGKTSWLSSNINKGHIDYFFWLLSFLSFINFLYFLVVCRFYESLNDGSSRLYHVAEDKECDYRLLHES; encoded by the exons ATGGAGAGTGAAAGAGAATTATTATTAGTTGAAGAAAACCCAAGAAAGGGTGGTCTAAGAACCATGCCTTTTATCATTg tgAACGGATCATTTGGAAGGGTAGCAAGTTTTGGTTTACAAGCAAATTTGATAATCTACTTGATGACATATTATAACATGACTGCTACTACTGGTACTATCATTCTTGGACTATGGGGTGCACTTTCAAATGGATTGGCTCTTTTTGGGGCAATTACTGCTGATTTTTACTTGGGTCGGTATAGGGCTATTGCCTATGGATCCATCTCCACTCTTGTT GGAATGATTATTCTATGGCTCACAGCGATGATTCCACAACTCAAGTCTTCACCCTGCTCTCAGATCCAACATGTTTGTAATGGAGTAACAGCACTCCAACTTGTTGTTCTGTTTTCATCTTTTGTGTTTATGTCAATTGGAGCTGGTTTTGTTGAACCTTGTTCTATAATATTTGGTGCtgatcaattggaaaataaaaagaaccCCAACAACCAGAGGATTCTTGAAAGCTATTTCAATTGGTACTATGCTAGCTCAGGGATTTCAATTATTCTTGCAGTTACCGTTATCGTTTATATTCAAGATAATTATGGTTGGAAAGTTGGCTTTGGTGTCCCTGCTATCCTCATGTTTTTGTCTGTCTTGATGTTCCAAATTGGTTCTCCTCTTTATATCAAAGTGAAAGCTAAAACTACAGAAAACTTGGTCATAGGATTGTTTCAAGCAGCTGTAGCAGCTTTTAGGAAAAGAAATACCCGTCATCCATTGAGTGATTGTGATGAATTCTATCGTTGGCCACTTGAATCAGACGTCTTGCCTCCATCAAAGGACTTCAG GTGTTTAAATAGAGCTTGCATAATCGAAGATCCTCAACGAGATTTGAATCCTGATGGATCAGCTTCAAATCCATGGAATCTCTGTAGTGTGGAACAAGTTGAATCACTAAAGGCTCTTATTAAAGCACTTCCTATGTGGTCCACCTGTTTCATGATCTTTGTGGATATAAatgtcttttcattttccttgCTTCAAACCAAGACAATGGATAGACACATCCTTCCTCACTTTGAAGTACCAGCAGCATCATTCAGTGTGTTTATGATTGCTGCTTTAACAATCTGGATTGCTTTCTACGACCGTGTTTTGGTCCCTTTGCTATCAAAATATACAGGACAACCAAGAGGGTTAAGTCCTATCACCCGAATGGGGATTGGCTTAATATCCTCTGGTATGTCTATTGCATTGTCAGCAATAACAGAAAGCATAAGACGACAAAGGGCAATAGAGGAAGGGCATGAGGACGACCCAAATGCTTTAGTGAACATGTCTGCTATATGGTTCGTGCCACAATATGCACTACTTGGTGTGGCTGAGGCTACCCATGCAGTTGGACAGGTTGAGTTTTTCTACGCTTTATTTCCCAAAAGCATGTCCAGCATCGCGTCATCTATGTACACTGTTGGGACTGCTGTGTCGAGTTTGATTGGAAGTATTCTGGTGAGTGGTGTGGATTGGCTTTCATCAACCGGTGGTAAAACAAGCTGGCTTTCGAGCAACATTAATAAGGGTCACATTGATTACTTTTTCTGGTTGCTTTCTTTCTTGAGTTTTATCAACTTCTTATATTTTCTGGTCGTCTGCCGATTTTATGAATCTCTCAATGATGGGAGCAGTAGGTTATATCATGTGGCAGAAGATAAAGAATGTGATTATAGACTCTTACATGAAtcttga